TCCAGAGCAGATGCGCCGCCACATGGTCCGTCCCGGCATTACCGGACTCGCACAGATCAGTGGACGCAACGCGATCAGCTGGGAAGAAAAATTCCGGCTGGACGTCTGGTACGTGGATCACGTTTCGGTGTGGCTGGACATCGTGATCTTGTGGAAGACCGTCATCAAGGTAGTAGCGCGCGAGGGGATCAGTGCCGCGGGAGAATTCTCCGCCCCTCGCTTCATGGGAAGCAAACGGAGCGCCTCGGATGCCGATATCGCGCGATGAACTGGAAACGGGTGGCGACATACGCCGGGGCGCACGGGTAAGCGACCATTCGACAACTTGAGGCTCCTGATGCAGCTATCCTGGATGCTCATTGTCCATAGTGGCGGCGCGTCACTGGCGGTCCCCCTGGCGGGCCTTGTTGCGCTCCGTCTGGCCTACCTGGGATTGTGGGAGCGCGCGTGTTACTGGCTCATGTCGCTGGTGGGCGGTGCAGCCGTCATTCTTGCAGGGAAGCTGGCGTTCGAATTCAATGGGTGGTCAATGCCATCGGTGAACGTGTACAGCGTAAGCGGGCACGCCATGCTCACTGCATCGGTCTACCCGATGCTGGGCGCGATACTGGGATCGGCATGGGGCAAGCGAACGGCCAGGATCGGCCTGTCTGCCGGTGTACTCGTGGCCGTACTGGTGGCGATTGCCCTGATCGTCGGACACTATCACACGCTTGCTGAAACCCTGATCGGCATGACTGTCGGATTTGCCGTGGCGTGGATCAACTTGCATCCATTTCGTCAGCCCGCTCGTCAGCGTGCGCGCCCCGGTCGGACGCCGATGCTTGCGAGGCTGGCGCTTTGCGGGTTCCTGTTCGTCTTTGTGCTGGCAGCGACACGTCCCGTCAAGGGTCGATTGTGGTCACATGGAATGGATTGGTTCGGCGTCACCGAGCGCTATTCCAGGTACATCGATACCGATCCGGTCTCCGGCCAGATCGTGGTGACGGTCGTGAAATGCCGGGTGCCGTCGTACCGCGTATGTTCTGAAACCTTTTGAGCCGGGCCCCGAGCTGTTCATCACTGATCGCGAATCAGGCGTGAGGTCATCTGGAAACTGCCGGCAGTGATGAACTGCCGGTCCTTGGCGCTGGTCGAAACGCAGGTGTGAGAATCGACAACGCATTCCGCGCCGATGCTGACGCCCGGAAAGAGCGTCGCGCGTGTCCCCAGGAAGCACCGCGGTCCGATGGCGGCGTTGCCATTGAGGACCGCATGAGGAGAAAGCACGGAGCACGCACCCACCCGGGCACCGTGCCCAATTCCGCTGGAGACATTGGCCACCACGCCGTCCTCCACCACCGCGCCCCGGCTGATGACCGCAAACGGAAAAATCAACGAGCCGACGCCCAGGTGGGAGGAGGGCGAGACGAGGGCCGTACCGTGGACATAGATCGGAACCTCGATCCCGCTATGCAGGAGCCATGACAGTACCTCTTGCCGTGCCAGGGTGGCACCGATCGCTACCAGCACTGCCTG
This genomic window from Cupriavidus oxalaticus contains:
- a CDS encoding phosphatase PAP2 family protein, yielding MQLSWMLIVHSGGASLAVPLAGLVALRLAYLGLWERACYWLMSLVGGAAVILAGKLAFEFNGWSMPSVNVYSVSGHAMLTASVYPMLGAILGSAWGKRTARIGLSAGVLVAVLVAIALIVGHYHTLAETLIGMTVGFAVAWINLHPFRQPARQRARPGRTPMLARLALCGFLFVFVLAATRPVKGRLWSHGMDWFGVTERYSRYIDTDPVSGQIVVTVVKCRVPSYRVCSETF
- a CDS encoding acetyltransferase, yielding MPLVHADAVSSVVIAGAGGLGLELYDYLQAEALCGGPTVAGFIDDTPDKVPEGIDLPHLGSIRQYRPTPRQAVLVAIGATLARQEVLSWLLHSGIEVPIYVHGTALVSPSSHLGVGSLIFPFAVISRGAVVEDGVVANVSSGIGHGARVGACSVLSPHAVLNGNAAIGPRCFLGTRATLFPGVSIGAECVVDSHTCVSTSAKDRQFITAGSFQMTSRLIRDQ